The sequence TCAATATTGCCTTCTCTGATTTCCTTAAGGTCTTAGGCAGAGGCCATTCAAACCACCCAATAACTTTATAAACAAAGCACAATCtgtagatgccagggactgaactgggGACATTATTGTGCTCTTAACAATGAGCTATAACTTGTTCTCCAAATTGACTACTCCCCAGGAACCAGAGTCAACACCTGACGTCCCTGGAAGAGATGCGGGAGAAATTCGGCTCTTTGTTTGGATACAATCATACATCGTCATGCAACAAAATGGTAGACTGAAGCTTTTCAAAACTGGGtttatttgttgtttgtattCCTGAGCAATGCCGTGTATGAGGCTGCTGGTATATATAGCAAACATATTTAAACTCCATAGTCAAACAAACACTATCCACACACAAAAGGAGAGGTCCTGGGAAATCCCAAAGTTTACTAAGGCATCCAAGTGGGGAGATCTTAAGTTTTGAGGACCTTTAAGAAGTTCAAAGAAGGgtggaatggagtgtcctggagTAGGGCATATTTAGCTGGCTGAAACTTCACTGCTGCCTTTTATTGCAAATAACAACACAGTTCTACATATGTAAAGGAATATTTTATTGCATGAAACTGCAAGAGAAGACCATTCAGTCACAGGTTCCAGTTCTTAGCCTTAATCTTTAGCGGGTGTTAAAAAGCAAGGATAGGAACATACATTTATATTGCTTTATGGCCACTAGGTGGCATgcattttattaaaatacaaaagcagGAGGAAAAGACTGGAGGGACTGCGCCTCAGAGAAAGCAAACGGCAGCATTTGGAAAGGCAAATTGCAGTTGAGATACACaaacagaaacagattttttaaaaattctacccGATTCTAAAAAGGGATTTAAAGCATTGTGATTCAACACAAGTAAACAGAGACATCTAAAGAGGCATTTTGAAGTGAACCGGCACCCCGTTAGTGCAGCCCACCCGAATGCGCTGGGAGGTGGACCTGCCTCTGTAGTTACAGGGGGGTCTCTGGGAGCCTCCCCCAAGAATGCGGCAAGCTGTGATGTCAAAGGGTGTGTTGCTGTCATAGTAATTCTCGCTGGCGTAGGTCCCCCCGTCACCGCAGGTGGCATCCACGGCCATGGGGTCCCCATGGATGAAGGTGTTGGAAGGTTTGCAAACACCGTCGGTCATCCCCCTTCTCTGCATCATGAGGTTGCAATAGCGCCGGGCATCCAAGTCGCTTCCGGTCTTTGGGAAGTCGATGTGCTGCCGGCGGAATTTCTCGTAACGGGATTCCCTCTGGGTAAGTGCCGGCAGGACCATCAGGAATAGCAGCAGCCAGCAGGCAGTCATCTGAGCCATGGTGTCCGCTGCACTTAGGAATGGAGAagggaattattatttatttcttttaaaaaattgtaaggCAATTTGCACACAAAACTAAATGATTTTGtgtaactatatacagtggtacttcaggttacagactccgctaacccagaaataatacctcaggttaagaactttgcttcaggatgacaacagaaattgtgcggcagtggcacggcggcagcgggaggccccattagctaaagtggtaccttaggttaagaacagtttcaggttaaaaacagacctcccgaacgaattaagttcttaacccgaggtaccactgtacagcaaaagCTGAAGAGCGGCCACTGCTTTGATTGGCTAGGTTGAATATCAACACAGATCCTCCACAGGCATTGGCTGGCCTTCTGTGATGTCATTCCTGAGTGTTCTAACCTCTGAGTGGGAAAGAGGTGCTCATGGAATGTTAACAAAATGTGGCTTCTACAAAGAAAACGAAAGATCACTTCAGCAGCATGTAAGGGCCACTGATATCTGGGAATAGAAGGAGCTGCAAGCTCTTTGCAGGAAGGAGGAAGTGTCACAGAAAGGATGGCTCAGCTCACCGAAGCCAATTGCAAAAAGGGCAGTGtagaacatcttaaaaagcagggagggggagttGATTCTTTAGTCTTCTGCTTTAGTCTTCTGCCAGTATAACAAATGAGTACAATCTAGAAAGCTGTTTATGAGGTCACAAGCTTTTTCATCTGTGTTGAACACATAGTTTAGATAGTTGGGGTTTTTCCTCATCTCCTGTCATAGCTCCAGGTAGAGAAGCAGGGGCCATAACATAGATTGAGAGATTGATCGATCAGTGATAAacaccagtggaggctggtgcagCAGAGCAAA comes from Podarcis raffonei isolate rPodRaf1 chromosome 13, rPodRaf1.pri, whole genome shotgun sequence and encodes:
- the LOC128400221 gene encoding ribonuclease-like isoform X2; translated protein: MAQMTACWLLLFLMVLPALTQRESRYEKFRRQHIDFPKTGSDLDARRYCNLMMQRRGMTDGVCKPSNTFIHGDPMAVDATCGDGGTYASENYYDSNTPFDITACRILGGGSQRPPCNYRGRSTSQRIRVGCTNGVPVHFKMPL
- the LOC128400221 gene encoding ribonuclease-like isoform X1; this encodes MPLKKKKVFWELDLFRHLGKTRSREGKNTAQKGTILLCKAADTMAQMTACWLLLFLMVLPALTQRESRYEKFRRQHIDFPKTGSDLDARRYCNLMMQRRGMTDGVCKPSNTFIHGDPMAVDATCGDGGTYASENYYDSNTPFDITACRILGGGSQRPPCNYRGRSTSQRIRVGCTNGVPVHFKMPL